The Candidatus Zixiibacteriota bacterium genome includes a window with the following:
- a CDS encoding toxin-antitoxin system HicB family antitoxin codes for MKHNRHHLEYYLRLDYDVRIKRVEDDGDFIYMATALELDEAAIYGVGTTKPDALQSFEGLKNEMFEYYYENNIPIPEPRRESVVQRSGKFMVRTSPATHNHLYELAQSNNQSLNALVNCIFERYTTAALLTDRFVEMAERANSEAALIVPRSFKDIYSAAQPGSKFSSKGAYDETNTEAA; via the coding sequence GTGAAACACAACAGACACCATTTGGAGTACTACCTGCGACTGGACTACGATGTTCGGATTAAGCGGGTTGAGGACGATGGCGATTTCATTTACATGGCGACTGCGCTGGAGTTAGATGAAGCCGCAATTTATGGTGTAGGTACTACTAAACCGGATGCTCTCCAGTCTTTCGAAGGATTGAAGAATGAGATGTTTGAATACTACTATGAAAACAACATCCCTATTCCAGAGCCAAGAAGAGAGAGTGTTGTCCAGAGAAGCGGCAAATTCATGGTGCGGACGTCCCCAGCAACTCACAATCACCTTTATGAGTTAGCCCAATCAAACAACCAGAGTTTGAACGCACTCGTCAATTGCATCTTTGAACGGTATACAACTGCAGCGCTTTTGACAGATAGATTCGTGGAAATGGCCGAGCGAGCGAACTCAGAAGCGGCGCTGATCGTACCTAGATCATTCAAGGACATATATTCAGCCGCTCAGCCGGGGAGCAAATTCAGTAGCAAGGGCGCGTACGATGAGACCAATACAGAAGCAGCATAG
- a CDS encoding ACT domain-containing protein translates to MIADRGGLYEQIERSDGTRIIVAAFGKDRPGIVAALTQVLSENSCSIEDISQKLMQEFFSMIMVINIDNCKVDFAALRDRLAAAEAQFGMKVYVMHEDIFKYMHRI, encoded by the coding sequence ATGATTGCCGACCGCGGCGGGCTTTACGAGCAGATTGAACGCTCCGACGGCACCCGCATCATCGTAGCCGCCTTTGGCAAGGATCGCCCCGGTATCGTGGCGGCCCTGACCCAGGTGTTGAGCGAGAACTCATGCAGTATCGAGGATATTTCCCAGAAGTTAATGCAGGAGTTTTTCAGCATGATCATGGTGATCAACATTGACAACTGCAAGGTCGACTTCGCCGCTCTGCGCGACCGCCTGGCCGCGGCCGAGGCGCAGTTCGGCATGAAGGTCTACGTCATGCACGAGGATATTTTCAAGTACATGCATCGGATATGA
- a CDS encoding BMC domain-containing protein, producing MEYNAIGLIEYSSIAKGIGSADAMVKAAAVDLVISRTICSGKYMNLVAGDVQAVKSAVADGELFAREAVIGTFIIPNVHPDVFLAMSGSTGVEKLDALGIVESFSVAALIEGADAAAKAAEVKLIEVRLAMALGGKAFFTMTGAVGAVRSAVTAAEEVISREGMLVNTVVIPSPRPELLRDIL from the coding sequence ATGGAATATAACGCGATAGGACTCATCGAATACAGCTCGATTGCCAAAGGGATCGGATCGGCGGATGCCATGGTCAAGGCTGCTGCGGTCGATCTCGTGATCAGCCGAACGATTTGCAGCGGTAAATATATGAACCTGGTCGCGGGAGATGTGCAGGCGGTCAAATCGGCCGTTGCCGACGGTGAGTTGTTCGCCCGGGAGGCAGTGATCGGGACATTTATTATTCCGAACGTTCATCCCGATGTTTTCCTGGCTATGTCCGGCTCGACCGGAGTTGAGAAACTCGATGCCCTCGGTATTGTTGAATCGTTTTCGGTTGCCGCACTGATTGAGGGCGCCGATGCGGCGGCCAAAGCGGCCGAGGTGAAACTTATTGAGGTTCGTCTGGCCATGGCGCTTGGCGGCAAGGCGTTTTTTACCATGACCGGCGCCGTTGGAGCGGTACGGTCCGCGGTCACCGCTGCCGAAGAAGTTATCTCGCGTGAGGGTATGCTGGTCAACACGGTCGTGATCCCCTCACCGCGACCGGAACTGCTGCGGGATATTTTGTGA
- a CDS encoding 4Fe-4S dicluster domain-containing protein, with amino-acid sequence MHPIVEKVKEAGVIGAGGAGFPSHVKYNTQVEILLANGAECEPLLYKDKELMRLFTGEVKKGMETVAEATGATRSILGIKAKNVEVIGQFKQLFGGTRHEIFQMGDYYPAGDEYVLVYEATGRLIPYGGYPVNIGCIVSNVETLLNVALSQLGVPVTEKFLTVTGAVKEPVTLRVPIGITFGEVLEMAGGSTVPGEVTALEGGAMMGRLQTNLKAPVTKLTGGYIVLPSDHYLIRRRNQSISEIKKIGQSACDQCTYCTEFCPRYLLGYEIEPHKVMRTLGFAGEKADYWSKFAVNCCECNLCSLFSCPEGLDPKQACVRSKTNIKLKELPYTPPDRPLKAHPMQAHRKISIKKLIRKLDLVSYNRPALYREAEYHPTRVVLPLKQHFGAPCEPLVAVGEQVSLGQKIGTIPEGKLGAELHASISGKVTAVNDSITIEAE; translated from the coding sequence ATGCATCCCATTGTTGAAAAAGTCAAAGAAGCGGGTGTGATCGGCGCCGGCGGCGCCGGATTCCCCTCCCATGTTAAATACAACACTCAAGTAGAGATACTCCTGGCCAACGGCGCCGAATGCGAACCCCTGCTCTATAAGGACAAGGAGTTAATGCGGCTTTTCACCGGTGAGGTGAAAAAAGGCATGGAAACGGTAGCCGAAGCGACCGGTGCTACTCGTTCGATTCTCGGGATCAAAGCCAAGAATGTCGAAGTAATCGGCCAATTCAAACAGCTCTTCGGCGGTACCCGTCACGAGATATTCCAGATGGGTGACTATTACCCGGCCGGTGATGAATACGTCCTCGTTTATGAGGCCACCGGGCGTTTGATCCCCTACGGCGGTTATCCGGTTAATATCGGTTGTATCGTGTCCAACGTCGAAACGTTGCTCAACGTCGCTTTATCTCAGTTAGGAGTGCCGGTCACCGAAAAGTTCCTTACCGTGACGGGAGCGGTGAAAGAACCGGTGACGCTTCGAGTCCCTATTGGTATTACGTTCGGTGAAGTACTCGAAATGGCCGGTGGGTCGACCGTACCGGGTGAGGTTACGGCTCTCGAAGGCGGAGCTATGATGGGAAGACTTCAGACTAACCTCAAAGCGCCCGTTACCAAGCTGACCGGCGGGTATATCGTTCTGCCTTCGGATCACTATCTGATCCGGCGGCGCAACCAGTCGATATCGGAGATCAAAAAAATCGGCCAGTCGGCTTGTGATCAATGCACTTATTGCACCGAATTTTGTCCGCGCTATTTGCTCGGGTATGAAATAGAACCGCACAAGGTCATGCGTACTTTGGGATTCGCCGGTGAGAAAGCCGACTACTGGAGCAAATTTGCCGTCAACTGCTGCGAATGCAATCTCTGCTCGCTTTTCTCCTGTCCCGAAGGCCTCGATCCCAAGCAGGCCTGCGTCCGCAGCAAGACCAATATCAAGCTCAAAGAGCTCCCTTACACACCACCCGACCGGCCGCTTAAAGCTCATCCGATGCAGGCGCATCGTAAAATCTCGATCAAGAAGCTGATACGTAAGCTGGATCTGGTGTCTTACAACCGTCCGGCGCTTTACCGCGAGGCAGAATATCATCCGACTCGAGTGGTGTTGCCGCTTAAGCAACACTTCGGCGCACCGTGTGAGCCGCTGGTGGCAGTGGGGGAGCAGGTTAGTTTGGGACAAAAGATAGGAACTATTCCCGAGGGGAAACTAGGGGCTGAGTTGCATGCCTCGATCAGCGGCAAAGTGACCGCAGTCAACGATTCGATAACTATTGAGGCGGAATGA
- a CDS encoding EutN/CcmL family microcompartment protein: MFIGRVVGSLWATRKTANTQGMKFLIVQPYNLNKTPNTDTVVAADILGAGEGEMVMVAYGRAARVAVGNENMSIEAAVIGIIDEYEVSPELYHGDLDPDKIRFKKT; encoded by the coding sequence ATGTTTATCGGCAGAGTAGTCGGCTCTCTCTGGGCCACACGTAAGACGGCCAACACTCAGGGGATGAAATTTCTCATTGTTCAGCCTTACAACCTGAACAAGACTCCCAACACCGACACCGTCGTCGCGGCTGATATTCTCGGAGCCGGTGAAGGTGAGATGGTCATGGTGGCTTACGGCCGTGCTGCCCGTGTAGCCGTTGGTAACGAGAATATGTCGATTGAAGCGGCCGTGATCGGGATTATCGATGAATACGAGGTATCGCCGGAGCTTTATCACGGTGATCTCGATCCCGACAAGATCCGCTTCAAGAAGACCTGA
- a CDS encoding BMC domain-containing protein, producing MSDYALGLIETFGLVGAIEATDAASKAAAVTVTSAELTPSALMTIKIEGELGAVQAAVEAGAKAAQRIGYLVAAHVIPNPDDELEHMIPPRRYVSKYHPGDDRPRLSPGPPRSRPPVKPAGAGAPAQTSSGIQPPAISVPKRTEKAMTVTDLASLTVVELRRLARGLARIDMAGREISKANKKTLIDAIKRVLDMD from the coding sequence ATGTCGGACTATGCTCTTGGTTTAATAGAAACATTCGGTCTAGTCGGTGCGATCGAAGCTACCGACGCAGCCTCAAAGGCGGCGGCGGTGACGGTGACGTCTGCCGAATTGACCCCGAGTGCATTAATGACCATAAAGATCGAGGGTGAACTGGGAGCAGTTCAGGCGGCGGTGGAAGCGGGAGCAAAAGCAGCTCAACGCATTGGCTATCTGGTGGCAGCGCATGTGATCCCGAATCCGGACGATGAACTGGAGCACATGATCCCGCCGCGTCGCTATGTATCCAAGTATCATCCCGGTGATGATCGTCCGCGTCTTTCACCCGGGCCGCCTCGTTCCAGACCTCCTGTCAAGCCTGCAGGAGCAGGCGCTCCAGCCCAAACCTCGTCAGGGATACAACCACCGGCGATCTCCGTACCAAAACGCACCGAGAAAGCGATGACCGTTACGGATCTGGCCAGTCTCACGGTAGTGGAATTACGTCGCCTGGCACGCGGACTGGCCAGGATAGACATGGCCGGGCGTGAGATATCCAAAGCTAACAAGAAAACTCTAATCGACGCTATTAAACGCGTCCTCGATATGGACTAA
- a CDS encoding sigma 54-interacting transcriptional regulator produces MAKDSRVGDQFRQAMLHYIAALTVRRDFAGVVAYYESNRHTLATTTDAMTGEILHHAARAFASLSQYPQALRTARTAQTCLAADGDSIHLAELFVTLGGILRDMGEIREAEKAFRDAESIFRRYDCPEGQSRALNLLAGLFYRQNDYKNALSALMDAIKIARDLKDQRKIAFMMGNIGRIYTFTGDFVEAKKYLLTNIELSAELGDKCEETRARIALGYVMLQQGDYETARATLDEALSQAEKLEMYHDVVICRTYLGELQYRIGHYDESLGTLHTALAEAAALSSDSSLLGRVLRHLAELEMLQNNVRSAKRLVAKATTIMEKTGNQVEVGALLKLKALIAASEGHVEQGRILMNRAISVLYDTGVRFEMADARLAAGKSGLYDDRHRLTHLFHAEEFYSQYQLTHRLREVQEAIARIEYDPSGRKIEPIHPAHPANDVDYLTNNADLLRWKKQLEAVAQSDLPLLLTGETGVGKDRMARYYHSICRPNKPYVAVNCAAIPKNLLESELFGYARGAFTGADSRKQGLFVAANGGVLLLDEIGDMPLELQTKLLGVLESRKVVPLGTTHEVELDIRLVAATNQDLEKMVDEGTFRRDLYYRLIGFGFEIPPLRKRKEDIPLLMQHFMTRSGLLEEGEKPSPQLVQHFIRYDWPGNIRELEHQIKKLEVMAEMVADGDLLELSRSIFAVEQPSSTGSFAEQVEQFERQLLVEALIAANGNKSEAARRLGIHEATVRMKLKRYAISIDGDGLLQ; encoded by the coding sequence ATGGCAAAGGACTCACGCGTTGGCGATCAGTTTCGTCAGGCCATGCTGCATTACATCGCAGCTTTGACCGTAAGGCGAGACTTTGCCGGCGTTGTCGCCTATTACGAGTCCAACCGACATACTTTGGCGACAACGACCGACGCGATGACGGGAGAAATCCTGCATCACGCGGCTCGTGCCTTTGCCTCCCTCTCTCAATACCCGCAAGCACTTAGAACCGCCCGAACGGCCCAGACCTGCCTGGCCGCTGACGGCGACAGCATCCATCTCGCGGAACTGTTCGTGACTCTGGGCGGCATACTCAGAGACATGGGTGAGATAAGGGAAGCCGAAAAGGCATTCCGTGACGCAGAATCAATTTTCCGTCGCTATGACTGCCCCGAGGGTCAGAGCCGCGCGCTCAACCTTCTGGCGGGGCTGTTCTATCGTCAGAACGATTACAAAAACGCGCTTAGCGCACTTATGGACGCGATCAAAATTGCTCGCGATCTGAAGGATCAACGCAAGATAGCCTTCATGATGGGCAACATCGGTCGTATTTACACTTTCACCGGAGATTTCGTAGAAGCTAAGAAATACCTCCTGACCAACATTGAACTCTCAGCCGAATTGGGCGATAAGTGTGAGGAAACTCGCGCCAGAATAGCTCTGGGCTATGTCATGCTTCAACAGGGCGACTACGAGACTGCCCGCGCCACTCTCGACGAGGCGCTGAGCCAGGCCGAGAAACTCGAAATGTATCACGATGTGGTCATTTGCCGAACCTATCTGGGTGAACTCCAGTATCGGATCGGCCATTACGATGAATCGCTCGGTACGCTTCATACTGCCCTTGCCGAGGCAGCTGCTCTGTCTTCTGATAGTTCGTTGCTGGGGCGGGTACTGCGACATCTGGCTGAACTGGAAATGCTTCAGAACAATGTTCGTAGCGCCAAGCGTTTGGTGGCCAAGGCTACAACGATAATGGAAAAGACCGGCAATCAGGTCGAGGTCGGTGCTTTGCTGAAGCTCAAAGCACTCATTGCCGCCTCTGAAGGCCATGTCGAACAGGGCCGGATACTCATGAACCGAGCCATATCCGTACTTTATGATACCGGGGTTCGATTCGAGATGGCCGATGCCCGACTCGCAGCCGGGAAGAGCGGATTGTATGATGACCGCCATCGTCTGACTCATCTTTTCCATGCTGAAGAATTCTACAGCCAATATCAACTGACTCACCGGCTCCGTGAGGTGCAGGAAGCGATTGCTCGTATCGAATATGATCCTTCGGGAAGGAAGATCGAACCGATACATCCGGCACATCCGGCGAACGATGTCGACTATCTGACCAACAATGCCGATCTGCTGCGCTGGAAAAAACAACTGGAGGCTGTAGCTCAGTCCGATCTCCCGCTGTTGTTGACCGGCGAAACCGGCGTCGGCAAGGATCGCATGGCACGCTATTACCATTCGATCTGTCGTCCCAATAAACCGTATGTGGCGGTCAACTGCGCTGCGATACCGAAGAACCTGCTCGAATCCGAGTTGTTTGGCTATGCTCGTGGTGCCTTCACCGGCGCCGACAGCCGGAAACAGGGTTTGTTCGTAGCGGCGAACGGCGGGGTATTGTTGCTGGATGAAATCGGCGATATGCCCCTGGAACTGCAAACCAAACTGCTCGGTGTTCTGGAAAGCCGCAAAGTGGTGCCGCTTGGCACTACCCATGAAGTGGAACTCGATATCCGCCTCGTAGCGGCTACCAACCAGGACCTCGAAAAAATGGTCGATGAGGGGACATTCCGTCGTGATCTCTATTACCGTCTCATCGGTTTCGGTTTCGAGATTCCACCGCTGCGGAAAAGGAAAGAGGATATCCCCCTCTTGATGCAGCATTTCATGACTCGATCCGGTTTGCTGGAAGAAGGTGAAAAACCATCGCCGCAGTTGGTTCAGCATTTCATTCGCTACGACTGGCCCGGGAATATCCGGGAGTTGGAGCACCAGATTAAGAAACTCGAGGTGATGGCTGAAATGGTGGCCGATGGCGACCTGCTCGAATTGTCACGCTCGATTTTCGCCGTCGAACAACCTTCTTCAACCGGTTCGTTTGCCGAACAGGTTGAGCAGTTTGAACGGCAGTTGCTGGTGGAAGCACTGATAGCAGCCAACGGCAACAAATCCGAAGCGGCCCGCCGACTGGGAATCCACGAAGCGACCGTGCGGATGAAATTGAAGCGGTATGCCATCAGTATTGATGGCGATGGCTTGTTGCAATGA
- a CDS encoding T9SS type A sorting domain-containing protein, whose product MSKTKLAYLVLMILIGITPTLTAQSIYLDQVLPAASGNVLPQGETIEFYLHVTNNTDPTYGITNGFRIYGDSLTWGTTVADTLGPIGKTLFDGGFFINEFGVTGEGADTVGFGGFRMFGTGMPAEFDAQSYRITIGPITSYLDETQICLDSCYYPPAGEWKWATATATIIPQWGGPYCFTITDIIPPDSLVNVVQWPVSEGGNDHWYGILPLCYRWVEADEIARGMSIENQAGYLATITSQEENDFIMDEVLDGWSTNCNDELFWLGGRDFDGWQWMTDEPWDFTNWAPGEPNNVGIETALSIWGPANTDPRRPPGKWNNSLPNDEDLHLYWSVVEFGPTEPGYDSGIIPTDTWVSLYCEHAFIGDSGFLPEGEMLYVYDPDGVLCGAGEIRANGEFGFLLVYGDDIFTDVDEGAEPGDRLTFTVGDQTLITYSPVYWTENGDYIEVCSFDYGRCQEFDLEAGWHLISWNVLYSGPIEDFLEPFENSVDVVMAFDQGGLMYVPTLPEFSTLNHVHFDYGYWIRLTEPVHFEVCALDIYPYFWEGIPIYPGWNLVGYWPSTSLLPTDALASLAGFLEVVYGFDDGMQVYIPGDPLHNTLNEMNPGYGYWIKSTAQAYLFYLPMDCTYVANQPLPAAKTQTLPTSRSFMAVYGHDLALNDEPLADGSRIKLYTSDDVLCGSGVYNDGTLKFTPVYGRDLADPATAEYPVEGDRLIVTIDDQPVDLNLTWQGNGSRVELAALSAVSSIPGEFQLSQNYPNPFNPTTSISFNLPEAGQVTLAVYNILGQQVAIVAEGLFSAGPHEVVWDGTDDSGVPVSSGVYLYRIQTGQFSETRKMLLMK is encoded by the coding sequence ATGTCCAAGACCAAGCTCGCGTATCTTGTGCTCATGATCCTGATCGGTATCACCCCAACATTGACGGCACAGTCTATTTATCTGGATCAGGTACTACCGGCGGCCTCGGGCAACGTGCTGCCGCAGGGTGAGACTATCGAGTTTTATCTACATGTCACCAATAATACGGATCCGACGTATGGCATCACCAACGGCTTTCGTATTTACGGCGATAGTCTGACCTGGGGAACCACCGTGGCCGATACCCTGGGACCGATAGGCAAAACTCTGTTCGACGGAGGATTCTTTATTAACGAATTCGGCGTCACCGGTGAGGGCGCCGACACGGTCGGTTTCGGCGGATTTCGTATGTTCGGCACCGGCATGCCGGCCGAGTTCGATGCTCAGTCTTATCGCATCACGATCGGTCCGATCACATCCTATCTGGATGAAACCCAGATATGCCTTGATTCCTGCTACTATCCACCGGCCGGTGAATGGAAGTGGGCGACAGCAACGGCTACGATAATCCCACAATGGGGCGGACCGTACTGCTTTACCATTACCGATATCATTCCCCCCGACAGTCTGGTCAATGTTGTCCAGTGGCCGGTCTCCGAGGGAGGTAATGATCATTGGTACGGTATTTTGCCTTTGTGCTATCGTTGGGTCGAGGCGGATGAAATCGCTCGCGGCATGTCGATAGAAAATCAAGCCGGTTACCTGGCGACGATCACCTCACAGGAAGAAAACGATTTCATCATGGATGAGGTGCTCGACGGCTGGTCGACCAATTGCAACGATGAATTGTTCTGGCTGGGCGGCAGAGATTTCGACGGCTGGCAATGGATGACCGACGAACCCTGGGACTTCACCAACTGGGCGCCGGGCGAACCTAACAATGTCGGCATCGAAACGGCGCTGTCTATCTGGGGACCGGCCAACACCGATCCTCGGCGTCCTCCGGGAAAATGGAACAACTCACTGCCCAACGACGAAGACCTGCACCTCTACTGGTCGGTGGTGGAATTCGGTCCGACTGAACCAGGCTACGATAGCGGCATCATTCCAACCGACACCTGGGTCAGTCTCTATTGCGAACATGCCTTCATCGGCGACAGCGGTTTCCTTCCCGAAGGCGAGATGCTTTATGTGTACGATCCCGACGGAGTGCTGTGCGGCGCCGGTGAAATCAGGGCCAACGGTGAGTTCGGTTTTCTGCTGGTCTACGGCGATGATATATTCACCGATGTCGACGAAGGAGCTGAACCCGGAGATCGTCTCACGTTCACGGTGGGAGATCAAACCTTAATCACTTATTCACCGGTCTATTGGACGGAGAACGGCGACTACATCGAGGTTTGCAGTTTCGACTACGGGCGTTGCCAGGAATTCGACCTGGAAGCGGGATGGCATCTGATCTCGTGGAATGTGCTCTATTCCGGTCCCATTGAGGATTTCCTGGAACCTTTCGAAAACAGCGTCGATGTCGTCATGGCGTTTGACCAGGGCGGTTTGATGTACGTACCGACCCTGCCCGAATTCTCCACCCTTAACCATGTTCATTTCGATTACGGGTACTGGATTCGTCTGACTGAACCGGTGCATTTCGAGGTCTGCGCCCTTGACATTTATCCTTATTTCTGGGAAGGGATTCCGATCTATCCCGGATGGAACCTGGTCGGCTATTGGCCTTCAACTTCCCTTTTGCCGACCGATGCCCTGGCCTCACTTGCCGGTTTTCTCGAAGTTGTATACGGCTTCGACGACGGTATGCAGGTTTATATCCCGGGCGATCCTTTGCACAATACACTGAACGAGATGAATCCCGGATACGGCTATTGGATTAAATCCACCGCGCAGGCATACCTTTTCTACCTCCCGATGGATTGTACCTATGTAGCCAACCAACCGCTGCCGGCAGCCAAGACTCAGACTTTGCCCACTTCACGCTCTTTCATGGCCGTGTACGGTCACGATTTAGCGCTTAACGATGAACCGCTGGCCGACGGCAGCCGGATCAAGCTATACACATCCGACGACGTCCTTTGCGGCAGCGGCGTTTACAACGACGGTACTCTTAAGTTCACGCCGGTGTATGGTCGCGACCTGGCCGATCCGGCTACGGCCGAGTATCCGGTCGAAGGGGATCGCTTGATCGTTACGATCGACGATCAACCGGTGGACCTCAATCTGACCTGGCAGGGCAACGGTTCGCGCGTCGAGCTGGCCGCATTGTCTGCAGTCAGTTCGATTCCGGGTGAGTTCCAACTCTCGCAGAACTACCCCAATCCGTTTAACCCGACCACCTCGATCAGTTTCAATCTGCCCGAGGCCGGTCAGGTCACCCTTGCGGTTTATAACATTCTGGGCCAACAGGTAGCAATCGTAGCCGAGGGTTTGTTCTCCGCCGGTCCGCATGAGGTCGTCTGGGACGGTACGGATGACAGCGGCGTGCCGGTGTCCAGCGGTGTCTACCTGTACCGGATACAGACCGGTCAGTTTTCGGAAACGCGGAAGATGCTGTTGATGAAATAG
- a CDS encoding cupin domain-containing protein, producing the protein MTAEEIIKLLNLQPHPLEGGYFVESYRSDEFASKDSAAWHSTLKAYSTAIYYLLTPDTFSAMHRLPTDEVFHFYLGDPVTMLQLYPDGSSREIRLGQDLLYGQQVQVVVPKGVWQGMFLNPGGAYALLGTTMAPGFDYDDYEAGECERLTRAYPEVADIIERLTR; encoded by the coding sequence ATGACCGCCGAAGAGATAATAAAGCTGCTCAATCTGCAACCGCATCCGCTTGAAGGAGGTTATTTCGTCGAGAGCTATCGCTCGGATGAATTCGCTTCCAAGGATTCCGCGGCCTGGCACAGCACCCTCAAAGCGTATTCGACGGCAATCTATTATCTCCTGACACCGGACACGTTCTCGGCCATGCATCGGCTCCCGACCGATGAGGTCTTTCACTTCTACCTCGGTGATCCGGTGACGATGTTGCAGCTTTATCCCGACGGCTCCAGTCGTGAGATTCGTCTCGGACAGGACCTGTTGTACGGCCAGCAAGTACAGGTGGTCGTACCCAAAGGGGTGTGGCAGGGGATGTTCCTCAATCCGGGCGGTGCTTATGCTCTGCTCGGGACCACTATGGCTCCGGGATTCGATTACGATGACTACGAGGCGGGTGAATGCGAGCGACTAACCCGTGCATATCCTGAGGTTGCCGATATTATCGAACGTTTGACGCGCTAG
- a CDS encoding YgiQ family radical SAM protein: MICSNRTLLINKKSLKKVFLPTTRKEIKELGWDRPDIILVTGDSYIDSPFVGVALIGRLLEAEGFRVGIIAQPDLESDKDIGRLGQPRLFWGVTGGCIDSMVANYTALRKRRKSDDYTPGGINDRRPDRAAIVYSNLIRRYFKKSAPIVLGGLEASLRRVAHYDFWSNRIRKSILFDAKADYLLYGMADRSTIALAHALEKREDPHSIRGLCYISKEPEENYLRLPSFQEVSSDRVAFVGMFKTFYDNNDPVSGKGLCQQQDARYLIHNPPAEYLSQEELDWLYTLPFTRDQHPHYEKQGKVKALETIRFSLAGHRGCYGECNFCAITVHDGKTVRWRSPDSILSEARELTRHPAFKGNIYDVGGPTANMYGFECERKLKHGACKNKRCLFPKICERLPIDHGPQIDLLKHLRRLKGVKRVFVASGLRYDMIVHDKKNGSRYVHELVEHHVSGQLKIAPEHVEGRILKLMGKPAGDYLESFRAMFEQATRAAGKEQFLTYYFIAAHPGCTDEDMLILKKYIGSHLKINPEQVQIFTPLPSTWSAVMYYTEMDPFTGKKLAVQKHPDGKQRQKDILQKKPHRSRPRR; this comes from the coding sequence TTGATATGCTCAAATAGGACATTACTTATCAATAAGAAATCACTGAAAAAAGTCTTTCTGCCGACCACGAGGAAAGAAATAAAAGAACTCGGCTGGGATCGGCCTGACATAATACTCGTTACCGGCGACAGCTATATTGATTCACCCTTTGTCGGGGTGGCCTTGATCGGTCGTCTTCTCGAAGCTGAGGGATTCCGGGTCGGCATAATCGCACAACCGGATCTCGAGTCAGACAAGGACATCGGTCGATTAGGACAGCCGCGTTTATTCTGGGGAGTGACGGGCGGTTGTATCGATTCGATGGTGGCCAACTACACCGCACTCAGGAAACGGCGCAAGTCCGATGACTACACCCCCGGCGGGATCAACGACCGACGCCCGGATCGCGCCGCGATTGTCTACAGCAATCTCATCCGACGATACTTCAAGAAAAGCGCTCCCATCGTTCTCGGCGGTCTCGAAGCAAGCCTTCGCCGCGTCGCCCATTATGATTTCTGGTCCAATCGCATCCGGAAGTCTATTTTGTTCGATGCCAAAGCCGATTACCTGCTCTACGGCATGGCCGACCGTTCGACCATAGCGCTGGCTCATGCCCTGGAAAAGAGAGAGGACCCGCATTCCATTCGGGGACTTTGTTATATCTCAAAGGAACCGGAAGAAAACTATCTGCGGTTGCCGTCGTTCCAGGAAGTCTCTTCCGACCGGGTCGCTTTCGTAGGCATGTTCAAGACCTTCTACGATAACAACGATCCTGTTTCGGGAAAAGGACTCTGCCAGCAGCAGGACGCCCGGTATCTTATTCATAACCCACCCGCTGAGTATTTATCGCAGGAAGAACTTGATTGGCTTTATACGCTTCCTTTCACGCGCGATCAGCATCCCCATTATGAGAAACAGGGGAAAGTCAAAGCGCTGGAGACGATCCGTTTCTCCCTTGCCGGTCATCGCGGTTGTTACGGTGAATGTAACTTCTGCGCAATTACCGTCCACGATGGCAAAACAGTCCGCTGGCGATCTCCGGATTCGATTCTTTCCGAAGCTCGTGAGCTGACTCGCCATCCAGCCTTCAAGGGGAATATCTACGATGTCGGCGGACCGACCGCCAATATGTACGGTTTCGAATGCGAACGTAAGCTCAAACACGGAGCTTGCAAGAATAAGCGCTGTTTATTCCCGAAGATATGTGAACGACTGCCGATTGATCACGGACCTCAAATCGATTTACTGAAACATTTGCGTCGACTTAAGGGAGTAAAACGAGTTTTTGTGGCTTCCGGTTTGCGTTATGACATGATCGTTCACGATAAGAAGAATGGATCTCGTTATGTCCATGAGTTGGTCGAGCACCATGTCTCGGGTCAGTTGAAGATTGCCCCGGAGCATGTCGAGGGCCGCATTCTGAAGCTGATGGGCAAGCCGGCCGGGGATTATCTGGAGTCGTTTCGAGCGATGTTCGAACAAGCCACTCGTGCGGCCGGGAAGGAGCAGTTTTTAACTTACTACTTCATTGCCGCCCACCCCGGTTGTACCGATGAGGATATGTTGATCCTGAAAAAATACATCGGCAGTCACCTTAAGATAAACCCGGAGCAAGTACAGATATTTACGCCGTTGCCTTCAACCTGGTCGGCGGTTATGTATTATACCGAGATGGATCCTTTTACCGGCAAGAAGCTGGCGGTACAGAAACATCCCGACGGTAAGCAACGCCAGAAAGATATCCTGCAGAAAAAACCGCATCGATCCCGCCCCCGCCGCTAG